The sequence below is a genomic window from Coffea arabica cultivar ET-39 chromosome 4c, Coffea Arabica ET-39 HiFi, whole genome shotgun sequence.
ctagctaggcacataacttcgataggtcttcattgaatgctcctccaagccctatctattacattagggagaccctactacaatctaaaagggggaaaaggaataaaataattaaatccctaactattacaagccaagaggtgtacacataccccattaaaagaatacttgaataaaagtaaaagtaaatgaaataaatgcaaggaattaaggagAAACAaggaaagcgaaatagacatgcatattcacataacacgtaggagcacgtagggtcaaatgaagtgcaaatgagggatagagtgtacctctcttgaattgacgccctaatgaagtgaaattactaatttaccctccaaaataataaatgggtcaaggtaccacttaaattatcaaataatcacatgaaacaaccattaaacacaaaaaaatgaaaattaatcaCGAAACGAAAATTTAATATGGAATAGACCATGCATGTGCAGGCAAAACTCGGTCTCGAATAAAAAGTTTCAGGAATCTAAAAATGGAGTGCTAAAATGGATGGTCTAAGGTGGAATCCCTCACAATCAATGCAAAAATCAcgaaagaagaaatggaaaattaTCTATCAAAGTTAAATAACAAGATTAGCTAAGCAAAACTTAAATCAAATGAAACCAAGACCATAAAAGCCTCCAAGTTATTAAGCTTTCATGATTTTATCCTAGAAATCTATTAAGATTGTTCACAACTCACATGAAAACATGTCAAGGCATAATCACGTAAAAGAGGTCCAATTACAAACATTAATCAGTCATGTGAGCCCAATTAGAACATTTAAAAACTTCGAAGGTTCAAGAGTGATGAAAAGGTCAAATCATGATTCAGATTGCAAATACTTTAGGAttcaattgcaagaaataaaaatataatttggcCACAATACAACAAAgggggacttggggggttaaagtgcaagttCTTGGATCAATATCCATGCAAAATCTCCATGCAAAGCTTACGGAAGCATTCTGCAACAAAAACTCAGCAACATATGAAACTCTCGGCAATGTTTTGCAGCAACATTTTTATGCACAAGGCTCCACAATTTCAGCGAAGCAAATTCATACAACAGCTTTGAAATTACTTGAATAAAACATAGCTAAACATCTCTTATCAAGGCAAATAgtttgaaagaaattcatgcagACATTTAAAAAAACTTCATGCAAACCGAAACTAAGAAACTTCTCATAACAAGAAAATTTGCTGCGGCCATGTTTCCAAATAAACACTTCAGATTTGAACACCAACCTTGATCATAAACCTTTCAATCAAACCTCTAAACATTATGACACACAAATGGAAAGTCCAAACCAGTCAAGACATAGAAGATACATCATGCTCATGCTGGAAAGTTTTATGCGAATAAATCAGCAATTCTGATGAATCTTCCAGCAAATGCTCAAACATGATTCAAATATTTTAGACTCAAACATGCCAACTCAAACCAAACTTCACCCATCCAATTCCTCTCTCCAAATAAGATCAGACATCAAGTTGAACGGCCAAAATTTggtgaaacaaatgcaagaaagaaaacagcaaaaggtAAGACCGAATGCAGCAGCCCTTGTTTCTCTTATCTTAGCTTAAAAGTATTGACATGAAAAACTCAAATAAGCTCTACCCACTTGTCATCTAAAAACCACATGTAAGGAATTCACCCCCCTATTATCATCAAATGTCACCCAAACATAAACTACCTTGAAGATTCAAACAAAGACAATGGACAAAAATGCAGCAACAGAAAAAATGAAACTCACGGCAATCACCCTCAGCCCGCTATCATAGTATCTAAACcccaacaaaacaaaactcaaaCAGCCAAAGGAAAAGTCACGGCTTCCGCATCTTGCTATTTGAAAAGGCAACAAGCACGCACAAAAGATAGCATCGAAcaacaaagcaagaaaaatcaaaagggaTTCCAGCCATTCCAGCCTTCAGCAACCCGAAAGATCAGATTTTTATCAAGATTGCTGTTAAAAAAGGTTTTAATCAACAGAAAAATTCGAGCTTTTCCACAAAGCCCTTGACAACAGagacaagaaaagaaggaaaacaagacaGAACCCAAGATTCACAGTTCATCTCTTACTCAGCAGATTTATGGAAAAGAAGAAACAGACCAGACTTCATCCAAGGGCTTCAAGTAAATATCTAAAATATAGGTTTGATGAGGAACTTGGAAATATACCTTGAAAGGTTGGCAGAAGCCAATGCAATCTGTAAAAACCAGCCGATGAAGGAAGTTTCCAGCAATTCCTCCTCCACTTTCCTTGTGTTTCTCGTTCCTTCTCTTCCTAGTCGGCAAAGCCTCCCTCTCCTTGTTCAGCCGAAGACCTCTCTCTATCACTTTCTTcctggtttttctttttgccgtcACTTTCGAATCTCCCTCAATCCTCTCACAGATTTTTCCTCTCTGTTTTCTCGTTCCCTTCAGTCTCCCTCTTTGACTCTTGGTtgtatctttctttttctcaaactcCAGCCGTCTGATTTTTATACGCCGCTACTTCCTCTCCCTCTCCATCTCTCGGATGTGGTttcccttttatatggaactccaggttcctaaaccctcacctcaatggtgaggatgaaggcttACCCTTGCCTTCATATCCAGCCATCGAACGGGCCTCTGTGATTGTgttttgcacgctgcaaaaaattgcagcgtgcatgccgcgataccctctttttttttaaactaattaattaattaaacaaaattgataataataataacaataataataataacaaaaacaacttaattaacattggataaaaataaataaactagaaacaacaaaaaatgcaactttccatttttccttttttcatttttctcatttttcactttttttcaaaataacttaataaaataaaatgccaaaaggttgaatttaaaagaaataaacatattttgtgagcaaatttctcttttttttttcttttttttcctttttttcattattttttcaagaaaacattgaatttaaacaaAACGACTAAAGTATATTTTTGAatggtttttccttttcctttttgagaaattctatgctaagcttaaaaaagagcaaaactaaaaactaaaattaaaactaatactaaaaaaatgaataaaaccaaaaatgacaaataaaaataaatagcaaatgaactagacaaactaaaaaagcaaaaatgaacaaaactaaaatgaaataacaactaaaagtgcgaaacaaacaataatgaactaaaatgcaaacaatctgaaacaaaaatcatgaattaaatgcaacatacaaaattatttaaaatttggtgtctacagtttgcccctctttgtctgagttttgaaaaaacttaagacaaaaaagtagacaccaaatacctacctgtgttattcggctgcaaaatgATTCGAACGGACAGGAAatctaaaacgggactgacccgaacatgaatttaaaacaggactggcctgaacagaaaattaaaacgggactgacccgaacaggaatttaaacgggactgacccgaacaggaatttaaacgggactggcccgaccaggaatttaaaacgggactggcccgaacaggaatttaaaacgggactggcccgaacaggaatttaaacaggagtgacccgaacaggaatttaaaacgagactgacccgaacagaatttaaaacgggactggcccgaacaggaatttaaaacaggactgacccgaacaggaatttaaaacgggactggcccgaacaggaatttaaaacgggactgactcgaacaggaatttaaaacgggactgacccgaacaggaatttaaaacgggacttcactggggaagtttaaacaatgaattgagctttttacctgagaatagttcaacttttgtaccaagagggaaatttggatctttgtgaTTGAAGCGATAGCTGATGTTGTTTTTTATGATCGAGCTTTGCAAATAACATTGATCCCTGCTTACTGGGAAGCTTTGCCTGTCATTGATTTAGGCGCCAAAAGTAGAGTGgctgcttttgtttgtaaatgcaacatccctgcaagaaaagaagaaataatggatttgccaccattatttgatccggtttgccttgagaatcgtgtaaacatgagtcttgtgatgtTTTTTACTTCTGCTCTGCGGCGTTTGCCTTAATCGAACTTGAAACCTTTCAATTTCCGAGACTGATAAAATACGGATGTACCACGTCACCCAATCTAGGTGGCagttttgttgcattttactcACTGTaactgatgattgaatcccttatctttgcacaaaccttagggtttatcattcatttgaattcaatggtgaaagaatgatgcgtgaaaatttatcatataacaatcaatgtatatgcaagattatttcctatgtcaggcaaagatgagcatgcaaaagaatgtagacaatcataagcagtcatacacaaataattgaGAACAACCAAGAGGTtcataaagatacattttgcaaaagaatatttgtaaagaacaatACAAGTTTAGCCAACGAAAATCATAGTCAAGACTTTGGATATTTTTGCTTCGGAATCCGAtactggcagaagtatcacaaatatgaggaaaaccctaaatgaaccaggtcaccagctgttcttTCTCGTGCTCGTCTGTTGTGAAAAACccgccttggcgccctttcgggttttcaccaaggttgcccccaccctttttgttgttttgtttgtttttttctctttcttttttttttcttctttttttctttttccttctttttctttcttttttttttcgaggcgccctttcgggttttcacctaaagaaccatgaaatatctcgaccatgatcgactcagaaacatgaattaaagatttctggcatcagtaaaatgtatTTCCCTTATGAGATTAGGCGAAAacattacggacatcacctgccagttgattagcaaatttctaataaaaatgcagcaagtgacgaaaaccaggactttgggcttttgtaatgaagtcaggtggggtgtttttcaagaaaggtTAAGGAttgaaagcagatttgatacgaggagtgaaataacttgagattgcactCTTTTGAAAACAAACTCTGAAACTGagtaaaatttgccccagtttgatcggactttctctctttgcatttttcattgcattttcctcacttttgcatttttctttgaaaactaaatttgccccagtatagggtttttcttttctttgtctttgttttttttttttcttttttttctcatttttgcatttttctttgaaaactaaatttgccccagtgtggggtttgcaattctcaagggttatcaaacgaaatttgtcaattctgatggctcaaaggggacaaatagagataaaatatttttagtgtaaaagaagatggcctgacttgcatttcgccatttgcatgaatttctaaagaaaatttgcatgatcaaatgaaaaactttttgcacatatctgagttgatgggttgagggaatgtccgtccatccatttccgccaagataagagctccgccaggtaataccttttggacgatgaacggcccttgccaatttggagcaaatttgcctttagcttcatcttgcattggcaaaatccGCTTTAGTACTTTGTCACCTTCTTCGAATGCCCGCCGgtggacttttttgttgtaagcccgggccacacgtttctgatagcactgaccatgacaaatagcattgaatcgcttttcatcgatcaaagtcagttgctcatggcgctgcttgatccagtcagcctcctccaatttagcttccatgaggattcgtagcgacggaatttcaacttcagctggtaatacagcttccattccatacatgagtgaatatggcgttgccccagtcgatgtccggatagaagtccggtacgccattaaagcataaggcaacttttcatgccaattgCGATGCCTTTCAatcattttgcggataatcttcttcaaatttttgtttgcggcttctacagctccattcatttgaggcctataaatggcagagtTACGATGTCTGATCTTGAACTGCTcgcatagtccatctaccatgtcattgttcagattcttggcattgtctgtaataagcgtttcgggtactccaaagcgacaggtgatatgatctctcaagaaattggccactaccttcttcgtgacatgtttgaatgactgTGCTTCAACCCATTTAGTAAAGTACTCAATCGCCACCAagataaatcgatgtccatttgaagcgggaggatcgattgtaccatcacgtccataccccacattgaacagggccatggggcagtcatgctatgcaattcagtgggtggagcgtgtataatgtcaccgtgcatttgacattttatacatctccggacaaaatctatacaatcatgctccatagaaagccagaagtatccggttctcatgattttcttcgctagcaaatggccattcatgtgaggtccacaaacgccactatgcacttctttcatcatgtaTTGAGTTTCGtcttcatcaatgcaccttaaaagattcaaatctgaggttcttttgtacacaacttctccacttaagaaaaattttgaagccattctacgcaggAAACTCTTGTCCTTTGTATTAGCATGCAAAGGATAAGATCCtgttttgagaaactccttaAGATCATTATACCACGGAATTTTGTCGGAGGACTTGTCTAcaacccaacagtgggcaggcttgtcttgaagttgaatcggaatTGGCTCAATCCTCAATTCATCAGGATATTGGGTCATAGAAGCTAAGGTGGCCAAAACATCAGCAAATGCATTTCGGGCTAGTGGaagatgtctgaactccaaattttgaaattgcttggccagagtgagcagattacaatggtagggcagaatttttgaatctttggttatccactgcttcaaggtTTGGTGCACGAGCAAGTCTAaatcactgaaagctatcaactctttgatttccatttccaaagccattttgagaccaaaaatacaggcttcatattcagccatgttgtttgtgcaggcaaattgcaatttggccgCCGCAGGGTaatgcttcccttcgggtgaaacTAGAACAGCCCCAATTCCAactccgagagaattcgaagctccatcgaagaaaagcctccattctgGGCTTTGCTCACTTATATCGTCTGTAGCGCCTACGAATAAAACTTTCtcatcagggaaataagtatgaagtggctgataatcatcatcccttggattgTCCGCCAAATGATccgctatagcttgccccttgacagctttttgtgaagtgaaaacaatgtcgaactctgagagaattatctgccattttgCCAGACGTCCAGTtaacatcggcttctccaagaGATACTTTaaaggatcagatcgggaaataagataagtggtatggctcaaTAAGTAGTGTCTCAGCTTTTGGGCtacccaggccaatgcacagcagcttttctcaatgaatgaataattagtcTCATACTGTGTGAATTTTTTGCTCAGATAGTAGATGGCTTGCTCCTTCCTTCCAGAGTCATCGTGctgacctagaacacaccctactgctccatcgagtacagataaatacataatcaaaggtcgACCCGATTTGGGCGGCACcaagactggtggatgcaacaaataatctttaatcttgtcgaaagcctgctggcactcctcattccaatacaacggtacattctttctcaataatttgaacaatggctcgcatgtggcagttagcTGGGCAATGAACctcccaataaaattgatcttccctaaaaaacttttcacgtccttctgagttttcggcactggcatatctcgaattgctttgatttttgctggatctatctctatgccctTCTTGCTGACAATGAATCCCAATAGCTTACCCGCGGGTGCTCCAAAGGCGCATTTCACAGGATTtagcttcaaattgtacttccgcaaCCTTTCGAACAACTTCTTCAAATCAATCAAATGGTCTTCTGCCCtcttagacttgattatgatgtcatccacgtagacctccatctcccggtggatcatatcatgaaacaggGTGGTCATGATCCTCTGATAGGTAGCCCCGGCATTCTTTAAACTgaaaggcatgactcggtagcaaaaggtgccccaaggggtaatgaaagcagtctTTTCTctatcctcttctgccatcaaaatctggtggtatccagcaaaacaatcacaaaaagattcaatttcatgtccggcggtattgtccaggagaatgtgaatatttggcagagggaaatcatctttaggactggccttattgaggtctctataatcaacacaaactcgcacctctccactcttttttggaacagggactggattcgaaagccaaattgggtaatgggaaacaatgataatgttgattttgagttatttttcaatttgctcctttattttgaggctcatatctggtttgaattttcggggtttttattttacgggtggaaaagaagggtctgtgggtaacctatgcactaccacatcagttgaaataccagtcatatcatcatagaaTCATGCAAATACATCTTGGAACAtagtcaagaattcaagcatctcctttttctgcctttcattcaaatgaatactaatttaCACCTCCTTAACCTCatcctcagtgccaatgttaactttttctgtttcttccaggtttgttttggttttttctcatattgttcaaggtcctttgcaaaagaatcgaatacctcctcattatcactctcgctttggagctCGAATTCACaaacctccaagtcgtgagtgatatagagattgccattatcgtattccagaactgtgatatccaaagggtcaaatagttttatttttggccatctgaaagaattaacgaatgtgggataataagcaaataagcatacaacaaacaaatggtcAAGCAATACgacaaaaatataaacaaatgaataagcacaacaacatgacaagaacaacttgtgcattttcataaaacctttgattgaaagcaaatggaaatgaaaacttaacaatatttacatgcgcaaacattagtcaaaagtaaaattgttttcattggctatttacagatgcaaaagtattttcatgaattcaaatgaatgataaacccctttcagtttaccgaaactccttccgaatGGGCAGAAACTTGGCTGTCCAATTGGGAATTGATCCTTCagggatgtcaggaaattcagcTTCGTCTGAAaaactatcttcaaatgttgccccaacgaacaattgggccaaactagcttcaatttcgtcaactgggttaatttctgacatgatcacctcggctggtcgtgggaaagtataatgcagtggtggaatgtcaagagccccttgccttccttctttcttcgcTCTCTTGCGTTCCTTGATCTCTCTGATGTCCTTGGCAGTCGATCGGAAACCCAAACCAAATGAATCATTTTTCTCCACAATCTCCACTGGCTTCAGAATTCCTTGCAAATCTCGTCCCAGCCCTTTGTCAAATTCATAGCCTCCACGGATCATTTCTTTGGCCATCATGACACCGGCCTTTGGTAAAGCTCGCTCCTCGTTTGTGATCCAACTTACAGAGACGATATCAGCCGTGTTATGAGGAGTCATGGTGACATTGCGGCTTCCATCCTCTTTTGACCCAGAATCGGTGATTACAAGGCAATCCTCTTCGGCAAATATAGTTATCAGCTTGTCATTTACTACAAACTTCAGCAACTGATGCAATGAAGACGGCACAGCTCCGGACTTATGAATCCACGGCCTTCCAAGCAAAACGTTATAAACACTAGGaaagtgcatgacttggcagGTTATTTGAAATTGTGCGGGTCCCATCTCGACCACTAAGTCTACTTCTCCTATTGGCTCTCTTTGTGCTCCATCAAAACCTCGGAATAcggtccctgaaggcctcagcttgatGTCTTGCAATCCTAGCTTCTCCAAGGTgctccaaggacagatattaagcgCAGATCCGTTGTCAATCAACACCTTCGGCAGCATTTTTCCGTTGCACCTTACAACTATATACAGGGCcttgttatgtccaatgccttTCGCCGGCAATTCCTCGTCAGAGAAAGTGATTTGCTTGGTAAATAACACATTTCCAACTACATGTGAGAAATTATCAACTGAAATGTCCTTAGGGAATTGAGCTTTGGTCAACACCTCGATCAGCGCGTCCCTATGCATATCTGAAGAAAAAAGTAGATCCAACATGGATATCTGGGCAGGCGACTTGCTCAGCTTCTCAACTACATTGTACTCACTTCTCTGAAGTCTCTTAAGGAAATCCAAGGTttctttc
It includes:
- the LOC140004751 gene encoding uncharacterized protein — translated: MGESSAQIDMKLLKRLDRFDEFIRKSQGLNKQGVLDYDDLCLFPNVQLPVGFKTPKFNKYDGTGNPKTHLRLFANKLGKPVDDENLPLRLFPESLEGDALDWYSNLKPEEVKTWLDLSNAFIRQYEYNWAAGYSTIDCKALKHKIQDMVESGEIVIRKRETQGPNVNRNPLPEHANIIGVILDDTEYVEPDKELAREAEVFGVTDQPFVIELPFEEDEKPFILDLTPAKSESSEPVVIKFPKQEPVLSLQQVPWNYDEPDVQIGEKSIAKKQVSVVTRSGKIASPFEATIPIQANNSEPPVKPTITEKETLDFLKRLQRSEYNVVEKLSKSPAQISMLDLLFSSDMHRDALIEVLTKAQFPKDISVDNFSHVVGNVLFTKQITFSDEELPAKGIGHNKALYIVVRCNGKMLPKVLIDNGSALNICPWSTLEKLGLQDIKLRPSGTVFRGFDGAQREPIGEVDLVVEMGPAQFQITCQVMHFPSVYNVLLGRPWIHKSGAVPSSLHQLLKFVVNDKLITIFAEEDCLVITDSGSKEDGSRNVTMTPHNTADIVSVSWITNEERALPKAGVMMAKEMIRGGYEFDKGLGRDLQGILKPVEIVEKNDSFGLGFRSTAKDIREIKERKRAKKEGRINSQLDSQVSAHSEGVSVN